In Actinomycetota bacterium, the genomic window TGGCTTCCATGGGTAATTATGCTTTTGACCCCCAGGTGCTTCTAGACGGGCTTATCCACCTGTCCCGGATAAAATTTAAGGATGATCCTTTAACCAAGCATGGAAGCAGGTTCTCCTCCTTGGATTTTGGTTTTGATGTCATACCCCAGATGCTAAAAAGCAGGCGAAAAATTTATGTGTACAATTTTAACTTAAACAAAATACCGGGCTCCAGGCCAAACCGGCAGGGATATTGGAGGGATATCGGGGATTTGGACCAGTTTTACACTGCCAATATGGAACTGATAGGAGAGGATCCTCCTTTTGAGCTTAACAATAATGAATGGGAAATATTTACCAAGGCTGATTCCCAGCAGGCTCCCAAGATTGTAGGCCAGTCCTGTTTTAATAATAGTATTATTTCCAACGGGTCATTCCTTTACAACTGCAAGGTAGAAAATTCTATCTTGGCTTACAATAGCAGGATAGAGCCTAAAACCACCATTCAGGACTCTATTTTGCTGGGTTTAAATCAGATAGGCCGGAAGGTAGTAATCAATAAGGCCATAATAGATAAGGGAGTAAACATCCCCGATGGGGAAGAAATCGGGGTAGACAGACTCAAGGATAAAAGCAGGGGTTTTTTCATATCTCCCCAGGGTATAACGGTAGTGCCCAGGAAATATGAATTTTATCCCGGCGAAGAGAAACTGGCTATCTAGGTTCGGGGAGCAGAGGATAGGGCATCCATTATTTTATCTATTTTTTGGCTTATACTATCCAGCATTTTCTCTTTTTGGGCTAAGTTCTTTTCTTCTTTCAGCAGGTTAAGCTCTGCCCTGATTTGTTCTAAATTAAATTCAAGCTGCTCAAAATTATAGGCCTTAGAGACCATATTTTTTTTAAGCTGCTCAAGTTCGTAAGCCCTGGCCTTGTTTTTTTCCTGGTAATAAATTACCAGGGCTATCAGGCAGGACCCCAGTATTAATACTAAAATCCAAACTAACATACCTCCATTTTAACCCAGGGCGGGGGATAAAACTATAAAAAAATTTTAGGAAATTATTGCCATGCCCAATATTGTGTGATATTATTAAAACGATTTATATAAAACGGTTAACATAAAACGGTTAACATAGATGGGAGGATAAATGTTTGAGGATCTGATGTTTCAAAAATGTCCTAATTGCGGAAAGTGGCTCTACCGGAAAAGAAAATTTCATGACGGAATTTCAGGGGCTTTTGCCACTGATATAAAGGTTATCGAGGATCCCGATGGAGACCCGGTTTATGTATGTGATAACTGCAATGCCAAACTGGTGCATGTAGTAGCTAAGGGCAAACCGCTAGTATACCGGTTATCCCATGTAAAATAATTTTATCATTATCTCTTGAAGGTGATGAGTATGAACGGACAACTGATGGAGAAATTAGATGAAATTTTGTTAGTGCTGAAGTCAATTAATGAAAACTTGAATGATATCAAGGTAAATTCATTGGAAGAAGAAGATTATTACACTTAAAAAGTTAGGCTCGTAAAGCTGGAAAGAAACCAGCTACCTCATAAGCAAGCAAGGGCAATACGTTAAGTATTGCCCTTGTCTATTGAAAAGATTTAGAAATATTCATTCAGCAGTTTATTTATATCCACATCGGTTATTACATGGTCTACCAGGGGTTTTCTCTCAATTTGCTTCAGGCCGTCTTCATAGGTGGGCTTATCCACTTTGTAAAAGATACCGATAGGTATCTTGTCCTGGCTTTCTTCCTGGGATTTAGCAAAGGCCTGCAGCAAATTGGTATTATCATAATCCGATTCATCTTCAAGCTTATAGATCCGTTCCCGGTACCAGGGATAAGTATTCTTTTTGTTGAAGGTGACACAGGGCTGCAGCACATCTATAAAGGCAAAGCCCTTATGCTTGATGGCTTCCATTATCAGGGTGCTCAGGTGGTCTACCTGGCCCGAAAATCCCCTGGCTACAAAGGAAGCTCCCGAAGTTAAGGCTAAGGCTATGGGGTTTACCGGCTCTTCCAGCACTCCCTTGGGGGTGGATTTGGTTTTAAACCCCTGGTCGGAGGTAGGGGCGGCCTGTCCGGTGGTTAGCCCATAGATGCGGTTGTCATGCATGATATAGGTTATATTTATATTTCTACGGCAGGTATGCATGAAATGGTTGCCCCCTATGCCGGCTCCGTCGCCATCTCCGCCCAAAACTAGAACCTGCAGCTTATGGTTGGCCAGCTTGGCTCCGGTAGCTACGGGCAGGGCACGGCCATGCAGGGCATGGAAAGCATAGGTTTTAGTAAAATTGGTTCCGTTTCCGGAGCATCCTATGCCGTAAACTGCCAGTACCTGATGGGGCTTTAGCCCCAGTTGGGCCAAAGCCTTCTTAACCGAGTTCCATATACCATAGTTTCCGCATCCCAGGCACCAGGTAGGCCTGGTATGGGTATTAAAGTCCTCAGGTTTTATGCCTGTATCTTTTTTAGTCATAATCTTCTCCCTTAAAGCTGTTCAATACCTGAAATAATTTCTTCCGGCAAAAACTGCCTGCCATTGTATTTCAGTATGCGGTTATTTATTTTAAATCCGGTATTCATCATCAGCAATTT contains:
- a CDS encoding thiamine pyrophosphate-dependent enzyme — encoded protein: MTKKDTGIKPEDFNTHTRPTWCLGCGNYGIWNSVKKALAQLGLKPHQVLAVYGIGCSGNGTNFTKTYAFHALHGRALPVATGAKLANHKLQVLVLGGDGDGAGIGGNHFMHTCRRNINITYIMHDNRIYGLTTGQAAPTSDQGFKTKSTPKGVLEEPVNPIALALTSGASFVARGFSGQVDHLSTLIMEAIKHKGFAFIDVLQPCVTFNKKNTYPWYRERIYKLEDESDYDNTNLLQAFAKSQEESQDKIPIGIFYKVDKPTYEDGLKQIERKPLVDHVITDVDINKLLNEYF
- a CDS encoding sugar phosphate nucleotidyltransferase, giving the protein MKRDVIAYVLGGGAGKRLYPLTRDRTKPAVPFGGSYRVIDFVLSNFLNSKVEKIYIVTQYEPRSLEEHIMRAWTPLFGMGKHRCVRLLPPRKGDDTGWYAGTADAVFQNRRFIEEDAADIVNVFCGDHIYLMDISQMNDFHMFKKADLTISAIPVKTELAAGRYGVLVVDEQWKLLRFEEKPEKPTNIPGMPGYCLASMGNYAFDPQVLLDGLIHLSRIKFKDDPLTKHGSRFSSLDFGFDVIPQMLKSRRKIYVYNFNLNKIPGSRPNRQGYWRDIGDLDQFYTANMELIGEDPPFELNNNEWEIFTKADSQQAPKIVGQSCFNNSIISNGSFLYNCKVENSILAYNSRIEPKTTIQDSILLGLNQIGRKVVINKAIIDKGVNIPDGEEIGVDRLKDKSRGFFISPQGITVVPRKYEFYPGEEKLAI